GGGAGACCCTATAAGGATCTAAAGAAATACCCAGTTAAATGCCAGTATTGGCACGGTtattctcccgcaccatgttgcgaccatcatgaccggacaaaagctgatggtagccgaggctatttccccatcagcccgccggcactctgacggtaatcttgggcatagtattttattaaatcatctcattctttggggcacaagtgaggaactcaaatgcgaacagcctgaatggtcaccaggcatatatgcaactgaaaactcacaccctagaagtgactcgaacccatactgccaagagcactatgcaactggtgtacagggcaccttatccactcttGTCAGGTCATGATAGTGGAGTGGATAAAGTGCCCTGTACacgagttgcatagtgctcctggcagtatgggttcgagtcacttctggggtgtgagttttcagttgcatatatgcctggggaccatgttaacacacacacacacacacacacacacacacacacacacacacacacacacacacacacacacacacacacacacacacacacacacacacacacatcattgccttcaattccacctgctccatcccagcttccactgcacccctcttctcctcacccccaaaccccacccaaccctcacttcTCCTATGCACCCTAGCCGCCATATAACCCCTTTAACttatgaccccctaacaccttcccccatctccctcttcccctgttcttcctcaaaacccccacctacccctgattcccccctaactaatacaccctctctatcactcccagcacccatgttcCAGTCTcccctcagccctctgccctcaatatccctctcaaCCCCAACctttcaacctctatctgactctcagtcacaCTCTACTTCTCAACCACCCCCATTCTATTCAAACcctccctaattttcagacccagtatgctctTCTTACCCctgtagatgcccagaccccattcgcctaccagacaCTCCCCAGGCAACCCCCAAGCACCCCCAGACACCTCCAGCCCCCATTtgaccccccagacccctggtgaaaggggaaactctggcaccagagtttcctAGAAGAGCCTCAAGGTTTAGTACACCAATGcagatggggtatccaataaagcagaagagataaaagaaagagttagtgaggccgaCCCAGACATATTTGCAATaggggaaactaaaataaatggcatgatctcggatgcaatctttccagaggggtaccaggtgataagaaaagaaaggacacagagacagggagggggagtggcactcctaataaagcggaaatggaagtttgatgacctggaaaatccgggtaccaatgatagcacgagctccatacatggaactctgacagtggatgggaagaagattgtaatcttgatactctacaatcccccaccaaacagtagaaggctcaGGCAAATATCCCTCACACACAAACCTCAAACCCCCTGTCCTCAAACTGGAGTATGatgacagcaacaaggcatgtatacatgaactgcagagggcagcaacaatagcgtatagaatgagagcgaagctgctggtcatggggaacctaaatcacggagagataaattgggaaataaggaatccccatggcggggaagaaacgtggggagcGAGGTTGGTAGATGTTATtggcaggaatttcctaacacagcatgtgaaggaagacacaagggaaagaggaagggatatgccgagcctattagacctaatTTTCActtagaatgtagaagacattgaacatttggaacatgaaataccactaggagccagtgaccattgtgtcttaGTCTTTGAGTACATGATGGAActaaaaattgtgaccaaaggacaagaggtccgggaaaggaggcttgattacagaagaggggactacagaagaataagggactacctgggagaagtgcagtgggaggaagaaattagaggaaaaacagtgcaagatatgatgaaccaagtcatatggaaatgcaaggagactGAAgaaagatttattccaacagtaaaggaaacaagcaggagggaatatggtttaatagacagtgtcagggagaaaagtgagaagcaggagggagtagaggaagtacagaagacaaaggacagaggacaacaggattagatgtaacagagctaggaacgtttGCATTGACATAAgacgagtatcggaaagaaattatgagcatgatattgcaatcaaagcaaaaAAAACAACCTAGATTACTATATAGCCatgtaagaaggaagatgtcggtaaatgaccaagtgacaagactgaggaaaacagaaggggcatatgcagaaagtgacaaggaaatctgcgaggtactgaatgcaagtttccatggagtgttcacaaccgagcctgagcggctcccattgttagaagagattaccctagatggaagactatcagatatagaggtgacagcagaggaggtcatgaaacagttgacaacactagatgcaactaaagcagttggaccagacaaagtatcaccgtggatactacaagaggcagcacaggctctcagcgtgcctctggcaacgatctttaatgagtcacttatgtcgggagaattgcccagttgttggaaggaggcaaatgtcgtaccgattttcaagaaaggagatagggaggaggcacttaactacatacccgtatcactgacaagcatcccctgtaaaatatttgaaagaatatttaggctaagacttgttgagcacctggagagcagtgggtttgtaaacaaacaccaacatgggttctggacagggaaatcatgcctaacaaaccttttagaattctatgacaaagtaacaaggataaggaaggacagagaaggctgggtagactgcatatttctaaacTGCCAAAATGCCTTTaaaacagtaccgcacatgagactgctgtacaaacttgagaggcaggcagtagtaagcggaaaggccctagcatgggtaaggaactacctaacaggaaggagccagagggtaatggtaagggggcgagaagtcggactggcgaacagtaacgagtggagtaccttaaggatcggtgctgggaccaatactctttctaatttacgtaaatgatatgtttacaggagtggagtcctacatgtcaatgttcgcagacgatgcaaaattaatgagaagagttgtggcagatgaggattgtagggtcctccaagaggacctggacaggttgcagagatggtcagagaaatggctactggagttcaacacgagtaaatgtagatttatggaaatgggatcaggtgataggcgaccaaaagggacagtacacaatgaaggggaactgcctacctgtaacgattcgagaaagagacctgggagtggacgtaacacctaatctaactcctgaggcacatataaataggataatgacagcagcatactcaacactggcaaaaattagaacttcattcagaaacctaagtgaggaggcttttagggcgctttacactgccaatgtgagaccagtcttagcgtATGCtgtgccatcatggagcccccacctgaagaaacacataaggaaactagaaaaggttcagagttttgcgacgaggcttgtcccagagttacgagggatgggatatgaagagcgtctgaaggaactgaaccttataacactagagaaaagaagggagagagtagATATGattggaacatataaaatactcaggggaattgacaaagtggaaatagatgaaatgttcacacgtaatagtaacagaacgaggggacatgggtgcaagctggaaactcagatgagtcacagagatgttaggaagttttcttttagcgtgagagtagtggaaaaatggtatgcccttggggaacaggttgtggaagcaaactctattcataattttaaaatcagGTATGATGGGGAaaagggacaggagtcattgctgtaaacaaccgatggctagaaagggcgggatccaagagtcaatgctcgatcctgcaagcacaaataggtgagtacaaataggtgaataggtgagtacacacacacacacattcagaaaTGCACTATTTAGTTCCagatatactgaaaatatgcattcATGGTACATGTGCAGTTCTAATTGGCTGTTCCCACTATCTGTAAATTTGTAATTGGCAAGGGCTAAATGTTGCCAGTTGCCATTATATGTTATGAAATAAATCCAGCATTTGACGGCGGTCAGGTGCAATAATATAATAGGAAATACGTAGagaaataatcacacacacacacaacaattggTTTATTTAATACATTATTATGGTTTATACATTAACATAAAAAGCCAAGTCTGATAATTGGAGGTACAACTGGAAAGCCTCAGTATATGCTATATAAGGTGGCCGCCAGTGCTGGCCGAGTACAGTCAGCCGTCAGCCACCAACCAGTCAACACCTCCTGCATATTCACCCAGGTAAGCTACTCCTTGCTTGTGATGACCTGACAAACTTTCTCTTTATAATTATATAACACAACTGACTTGAATTTTTAAAATGACTGCAAATAGTGATATATAATTATTCATGAACTTTGCAGTTTTTATTCGTTAAAATTCTGCTTCTCTAAGTGAACTATCTTTCTAACTCAAAGAAGAAATAGTAATGTTAAACTATAAAACTGCATTCCAATCATTATTCCAGTATGACCAACGAAGATTAATATGCAGTCTAACACTTTCACTGAGTGAGTCATACAAGTATGATTCAGAGTACTGAGAAAGAAATAAAATTCCCGCGGGTACAGGGGCTCACATCGGCTTCCTCAGACCTCTAAAACAGACGATGATTTGAAAACAAAAACATGGACACTGTTCCAAGGATTTCAAGGCTTCAGTACTGAGTGATCAACCAAGGTGGCACATGCAGCATGAACTAACAGCATCCCTTAAAAAAGATTAATTTAAATAAGTAATCTATTATTTTGCGATGATAATATAACTGAAGATCCTAACTGTGATAAAAACTGTCTACAATGTTCAAACATTAGTGAACAATGATGTCACTTCAGCGAATAGCATGTTGACGCTATGCTGTGTTTGGACCCATcacaccagcttagtggtttattATGGTGCACAAAAATGTAGATAGGTATCTACATAACTAATATGTATGCAGTGTATTAACAGCAAAagcagggttttctttttctttaaataataataatcgcgtcattaatatgcacaccatatttttacatatgacaatgttccacatattatataaatttatcaaaTTACACACTTGAATAATAATACTTAAACTAGAGAAAAAAATCATTCAGAGACATTGGAGTAAGTCAGTAAAAATGTCTTCTCTGCAACTCCTGAGAATGGGCTGCTGCTCCAGTAGCAGGAGCTCGTTCTCAGGAACGTTTCCAACGTCACtaaattaatgtagtaaattacccaaacctaacctatctgagaACCCAGAAACAGAAAACTGGACATCACGCAAATTTCGTGAGCCGCTGCCATTTTTAATACAGCAGTTTTTAGGTTAAGGAAATTATTAGTTAAAATGAGATGTACTATTTAGGGGGACGGGTTGGGGAGCTGACCACTGTGAGCGATTGATGTGTAAACACCCATAAATTACCAAGAGTCCCTCGCTCCATCACGGCCAAACTAGGTCATATTTTTTTCTGTGGCCAGCGAACACATTTTTAACTATTAGAGGAATTAATATCATTATATTTTTTGTCAACGTACCACAGGGTTGTTAAGGGAATAATAGGCATGCAGCACAGGGCTCATGAAATATTTCTTCAGATTCTTATGATAAGAATCTTAAGATTCTTCTGACTTATAAGTTAGTAGCGTCACTATTATTGAGACACACACCTCGATAACTTGTGCAAAAGATCTGATAAGATCAAGTCTCGATCATGAAAGAAGCAAATTAGTAGCAACGGATATCAATGTCACCCGTGGTCCTACAACGTTCCAACGCTAATGCAACCTTCAGACTACAGAGCACACAGTATCCGGTCAGTTATATATACTCAGTTATTCATAGATGGCCAGTTATTGATATTGATAGCTGTATTTGGGTGGCTGATCAGTTAAATCACATGGAAATTAAAATCTCCATGGTGAGCACTTGTATAGTTAGGTAATTATTGCTACTGATTTGAGATTAGCTGTGAGGATATTTGCTTTGCAATGTTTACGTTGTAAACTTTCGGCAGAGGGAGGTGATCAGCTGAAAGTCTGGGGTTACCTTTTGTGGCAACACGTGATTTGAGTGCCTGGCCATGAAACGCCTGCCTTGCCTGACCCCTCTTGATGTTCTCCTGGTGATTCATGTTGAAACCTAATCAGCTAAGGCTTACAATAGTTTCAGTAGTTATCAACTAACTCTATAAGATTTGCtcattaattacaattattgatTATAATTACCAttgaataaccccccccccaggatacGTATTCAAGGTAACACCAAGCAGAAGCTAAAATGAaataatacagtccacttattttAATACAGTCCATTTTAATATAATCAGTTAAACTAACTAATGTACTTGCTGGGAAATTCCCCACACATTTTATGGTCCTTTACTGACCGGATAGTGAAAATTAGACTATCCATAAAAAACCAGCGcactaaatatattttaataaaatcaAGTCTTTATTAACAAGAATAGCCAGAAATGAGGCTACTCTTAAATTAAATTATAAACTATGGCAGCAAGTTACCAGCCATAATTCCTGGCCTTACTTGACCAACCTCCATTAATAATTTAAGCGAGTCTCCACAGCTACCAGGTAATAAAGCCTAATGTTTAAAGTTGCAATAGTTGGCCACAGCCAATTACCCACAGAATTATCCAACATACCTGAAACAGAGATACAATTAATCAGGTCACCATGATCTAAGTCTCATAATTTCTATAACCCAGTATTAACATCAGCTTTTGAGTGGCCAAATCATTTAACTATTATTTATCTAGGGGGCCATGACATACACCCATCTCGCAACCCAGCTGAGACTATTAACTACCTTAGGAGTATAATTAATTCCTTCAAGGAGAATAACTCAGCTGTAGTGTTTACTCTAATTGAATCTTGCCAACCAATAAGAAATAATCGTTGGGGTGTTGGTTTAGAGTTTTATGAGAGCACAGCTAATTACATTAATAATTGTATTAGGAGGAGGTTATGGTTGGGAGCCATTTATATCCATTTAACAGCTCGACCATTCCATGACTATTTCTCCAGATGGAGTCCACCTCACTAGTGAATCAAGAGCATATGTGGCCAACAAACTAGTCAATACTATAAAATATCATAAGAGGTAGTTGCAAGAAGGCCAAACATAATTGTGTACATATTTCCCAATTATAAATTGTTTATATATCCCATTTAAAACCAAACCAAACAAAAATTAGCTCTATTAAATTTCTGCACATTATTATATAATTTTCTTGCCAACCCTTAGATGTGGGTAGGACAATTTTAGGCTAAAGCTGAACTGAATAATGCTCAACCAAGCCTAATCTATTTCTTTGTCCTAACCCAACAAGGGTAGGATGCACATTTAGCGAGCACTGTACAGCCTAGCCAACATTTAATCTACTGCACAGACCCAAAATAGGGTGGGAATTATTACACGAATTGTGTTTAACATATATTTACCATTATCGTATATTTCTACTGtttcatctttgagtgttacgagGTATCACAACTCTAACCGAAGGCGAAAATGAAGGACTAACCCAAGGTACATCATGTAATGTTACtaagtaccactcaaatcttgtaTATATTCAATATTTAATATATGTTCCAACCTCCAAGTAAGGTAAGATAAAATTGCTTAGAAAAGGTAAATTAAGTACTACGCTTTCACCAACAGTACTTGTTCCAACAATATGAAAAAGTATCCCTAGTTATATCAGTAATAGCCATATAAGCCCTACATGGCTTAAACCTGCAACCAACATGGATACAGCAGGGAAAATTAAAAGGACCTTCACCGATCTTAAAGATCACCTGACCGGACAGATCAACATATGTTATGATCTGTCTGAACAACCTACAGTTAACTACTTTGAACTGGAAAGTTATTTTCAATCAATAACAAGTAAGTTTAAACAAATCAGAGGTCAAATAAACAGGTATTTGACCGAACTTGCCAAAACTCAAGCAACAGAGGCAGAATTAGATGATGATATTATCAATCTAGCACAGTACGGAGATGACATATATGTTAGGCTGCAACCCTTTATCAAATTATTTGCCCTGAATAAATTAACCACTGCCTCTTCTAACATTGCTCAACCAGAAGTTAAACTGCCTTTAATTAGTTTACCCACAGTCTCTGGAACTGAGGATAAATGTTGGGATGACTTCTGGAATAAATTTTCCTCGGTAGCTTCTAAACCCTCCATTCCTAAAACTAACAAATTTATATACTTACAGGATCAACTGAAGGGAGAAGCTTTAAAGGCAATCTCCAATTTAACATTAACCAGTGATGGCTATGATCTCGCAGTCCAGTTCCTTAAGAGTAATTTTGCTAACACATAGAGCTGTTACAAACTTAGTCCAAAAACTGGTGGACTTGGCATTCACAGATAGTTCTTCTTACTCACTCCACACTTTTACATTAGAGCCTGACTCCTTACTTAAAGCACTTAGCCTTATGGTTAACCTAAAGGAGGCTGAGTGGTTGACGGAAGTTATTGTAAGACGTAAGTTGCCCAGTGAAATACTGGACAAGTTATGTGTCTTGCATAACAAAACACCTTAAAACTCAAAACTTTACGTAAAGTAAAACTGAACATCTCAAGGTTCCTGACAAACAGAGGACCCCAAGAACGTATTGTGGTAAGAACTCTAGAACGTCTAGGAGGCTGTGCCCAATTCATGCAGGCTATAGTGGTAGATAAAATCCCAGCTGACCTATATGTTCATGGTCTAGAGAACACAGCCAAACTCCTTCAGAGTAAGGGAGTTAAACTAGCTGACCATAAAATAAAGTTAGTTCATAGACTAACCATAGATAAAGTTTGATCTTCTCACCGATATCGATATACTTGTAGGTGCAGActattataaatttattactgGTTGCACTAAACAacagggaatgaacctgttactgtccacaggaggcaaattgctcacTGGCCCTGTATTGTGTAAGAGACAGCCCATAAAGGTGGACAGCCAACATGTCAATCCAGTAATTGTTGCCTGACTAGTGCCTAGAGAAATCACCACTTAAGTTCAGAGACATGtctgaggatgagcttgatcccccccccccctgtacataAATTATAGGATCTAGACACCTTGTGCATTGTCCCTAAACAACCCAGTCTTGATACCTGGACCTACCAACAATATCTAGATTCAGTTATCTTCAAAGAATCAGTACTGGGTCAAattgtcattaaagttaatccaaTCGGTAACTACCTGTGAACCACTTCATGGCGCTGAATCAATTAAAATCTCGGGTATCATGCCTAAACAAGCAGCATGATATATTAAAACAATACCATGagttaattcaacaacaacttgaCAATTAGTTCATTGAGATCAAGAATGATAACCCTAGGGAGGGACAATATTTGCCCCATCACGCCTTTCTGAAATATTCAGTTACCACGCCTATCAGGATTGTGTTTAACAGTGCAAAGGCAAAGGCGAATAGTGTCTCATTGAAAGACTTCTTTCAAACTGTGTTGTTACGGTTCTGCATAGGGACTTATGCCTACACGGCTGACATAAGTGAAGCATTCTTTAGGGTAGgtcttcaggaggaagactgaaaTTACAATGTTCCTCAGGGGTCAAGTATCCAAGTGATCCAcatagtgaaaaagtcacttacaGATTTGCTTCAGTCTTGTTTGGAGCAACTTTGTATCCGTTTCTGCTTCAAGGAaccttagatacacatttgaagaagtccTGTAGTCCACACAAGAGTGAGATTAGCAAGAATCTGCATGTGAATAATTTCCAGGGGACCACTATTTGCAGTCGTGGCCTTCTAATAATCCTCAGTTAAATCAGTTAGTAGAAACCGAATTTCCTGAATATAAAGTACCCCAAAGGTTAATGGTACTTGGTGTAGAATGGGACACCACTTCTGATGAATTAAACATAAAATCGGTGGAAACAAATACCACCTGTCTAACAATGAGGAAACTGTTAGCACTAGTCAGCAAACTATTTGACCCATTGGGACTTGTGAGTCCCATATTAATTaagggcaaactcctcatgcaggagtgctggcaaaatAAATTAGGGTGGAATGATCCATGCCCAATGACTTGCAAGAAACTTGGCAACAGTTGACAACGGATCTGAGAGTCCTAAGCAACCTTACGTTCCCTCGAAATACTATTAACCCTGATCAACCAGTCAAACTGCATGTGTTCTGTGACGCCTCGTATGGCGTATGGCACTGTAGCTTATCTAGTTACCAATGAGCAGGCCACGCTGCTCGCATTCAAAACCAGCATGGCACCGTTAAAGAAACGGTCATTGCCACAAATGGAATTAACAGCTTTATTGATAGGAGTTCGATTGGCTCATTACCTGATCGAGACACTAAGTAATCTCCACTTCACTGAAACAATGGTGTGGAAAGATAATGAGGCAGTCTTGTAAGGGGTAAAAAATAATCataacaaaactccctacgtgagcaatcgtgttagggaaataagAGAACTGTCAGAAGGTACAAGCTAAGACATGTGCCCACCAAGGAAAACCCATCTGACTACCTTTCTATAGTATTGACATTAAGGCAATTAACCAAAGCCGAGATGTAGTTCAAtagaccccagtggttaatcaatGGCCAGTGGTCTGAACAAAATCCACAAGTGAAAGTGACCAAAGTCACTGTTCCCATTGAGATGCCAGAACCACCTCGGACCTTGCTATTGATCCTTGTCAGTACTCCAGATTAGACAAACTGCTATGGGTAACTCAAATAATATTTGATTTTCTCAGTAAAATAGGGATCAAGTACCAATTCCCTAGTCCACTAAAATGTTGGGTCAAACAAGCCCAGACTGAGACTATAAAAAACTGAGATTATATAAACCTCCCTGACCAACTAGTGAAATCCTTGAGGCTCTGGTTTAACTCAAATAATTACAATATCGTACGGTGTGGGGACGTCTACAATATGCAGATGTAGACTTGGATATGAAAACATCCATGCTACTTCCCCGTCACCCCATTATCAGTAAACTAATTGTATTACATAAACCCGAGTAGGgcactttgcatggtggagtgctGGACACCCTCACCGATTTAAGACAGCAGTTCTGGCTTCCTCAGGGTTGTCAGACTGTTTTGTCTATAATTAAATCTTGTGTGATCTGCCGAAGGTATGACACTCGGGTGTGTCCTTAGCCAGGACATCCACCActccctagagaacgagttgtcaACCTTCgttcctttgagaccactggggtGGATTACACAGCTCTTATACTTACAGGAAACGGGTAAGGTTCCAGTGAAGGCCTACATTTGCCTTTTTACTTATCAATCCGTATGCCACCATGAGAGGTGTTCACCTAGAAGTGACAACCAACATGAGAGCAGAATCATTGCAGCAAGCATTCTGCAGGGTTGCAGCCCGTAGATCCTGCTCCAAGTTGATGATTTccgacaatgggtccaactttgTGGCAGGAGTGGCATGTTTATGAGAGATATGGAGTCACCCATATGTACAGACAGTCTTGAAACAAAGACAGTGCCACAGGAAGTTTATACCTCCCATAGCACCGTGGTtgtgtgggttctacgaacgcatGGTAGGCACTGTAAAACGTTGTTTGAAGAAAGCCTGACATGGCCAAAAAGTCAGCTTGCCGGACCTCCAAACCGTTGTCATAGAAAAAGAAGTCAACAACCGACCACtaacctacctctctgatgatatCTCACAACGAGAACCACTAAGTCCATCCCATCTGATACATGGAGGCCTTCTTAGCCCTCTAGTGTCCCCTAGAAGACGAGGGGCCCAAAGACCTCTCGTATATCAGAGGTAATGACTTAatacagagttacaaacatatttCAAGAGTGAAAGGTTGGTGGAATGACGTGTGGAATTGAGAGTATCTTACCGCTCTGAGAGAGTACCGCTATGGAGCAGGTAGCCCATATAACATGATTAATTTAAACCCCGGTGAACAGTGACGGACCACATTCAGAGTGGCCAATAGGCACAATCGTCTCTGTACTTCTGGACCACCAGGGAATATTAAGAATTGTGAAGGTTAAGTGCCGAGGCACAACCACactcaaaacactagaaaattaGTTCCTCTGGAATTGGCAGAATATGAGATCACTTAAATGCCAAATATACCTGAAATTCCAGAAAGAAACTTTCATTCAGAAATAAACATCCGTCTGAAGTAGACTGCTGCACAACAGTGAAAGCTTAAACttaagcaatattttaaccaggaataaataaaaaaaatcatcgaTTAAGTTTTAAGATTGATTCAGGAATATTCCTTGGTGAATCAGTGAATAGTAACTGAACCcattacaagtcacagtgaccgaGATCACTGACACCACCATAGATTCAGAAACATCTTTGATTTAAAGGATTGAATAATTAATTCTCAAACTAATCTTAGGTTATAATTCAATAAGTAACAAGATATGTCAGAGTTGAAAAGACAGAAATAACTTAGGTTTCCAACATCTGCAACTCTAATACGGGATATCCATACTGTACACAGAGATGTACAAACTTTACTAACACAAATTTAAGGTTATAATTTGGAGGGGGAGCATCagtgtagtagtaggcatccatcagtctcagaagaTTATggtgttgtgctctggttgttggtctggagtggcctctccagggcgcaaagccaaggtaggttgatatggagaagctgttacccaagcagcaggtacaCCCCTCTCCACGTGctcaaagtctccaatggaaaggcaaacgctaatacgattggttccagcacccTTACAAGAACTCTGAGTTCTGGGGtagacctcgaagttggtgaaaaaaggcacagggactccaaacctggAAAACGCCGTGGACGGGgctggagaagaaccaccccttcCAGGGTATAAACTGCcagagcctcctgaagcagagcctggaccGTACGACCCTCTGGAGTACTGTACATCTGTGCTAAACAGTGAACTAGGACCCgttccccccaaaaaaatccTCCCCCACCTCGTTCCCCCAAAAAAattcctcccccacccacccaccccccgttccccccaaaattatgtaaaaaaaaaattcccaaacTACTAACATCTGATATGACTAGTTAAAATCGCTGTATCAGAGAATTAACTCTGCTAACCATATTAATTTTCTGTTAGGAAACATCTACAGATTACTCTGAAAATGCATAGGATTATTGCGTTAGACAGC
This genomic window from Procambarus clarkii isolate CNS0578487 chromosome 62, FALCON_Pclarkii_2.0, whole genome shotgun sequence contains:
- the LOC138354314 gene encoding uncharacterized protein yields the protein MDTAGKIKRTFTDLKDHLTGQINICYDLSEQPTVNYFELESYFQSITSKFKQIRGQINRYLTELAKTQATEAELDDDIINLAQYGDDIYVRLQPFIKLFALNKLTTASSNIAQPEVKLPLISLPTVSGTEDKCWDDFWNKFSSVASKPSIPKTNKFIYLQDQLKGEALKAISNLTLTSDGYDLAVQFLKSNFANT